The segment CTCACCTCTCAACACAGCCTCGACTTTTGCCGCACCTCCATGAGATGTaagaacttcatcgccaactttgatgTTTTTAATTGGCACGGTCTTCCAGTTGGCTAGGAAAACCTTTTTACCTGGTAccaaaccaccaatgaaCGTGGCGATGAAGTACTTACATCTGATGGAAGTCAAAAGTCGAGCCACGTTAAGAGGTTACCATGATTTGGTCACAATTCGACAAAAAACCAACCACTACGCACACTTGCAGGATCCATCACCGTTCATTGGTCTGCATTGCTTCATTTAACCATGACTGGTCGAATGAGACGAAATCAGTCGCTCTTTTATACAACACAGGAATGGTGCAAATGTAGTGGTACGTTGTTTTGATTGGTGCAGAGCTTGAGCCtcaaaatggtttcaaaTGCCGACCATGACGGGCTACCCGGATCTGGTGAAGTTTTTTGACATCCAAAAAATCTAAAGTTGGGCAAACTCAAGGCTAAACTGGTTAAGTGAATGAAGATTCATGCTCAAAACACCTTTGCTTAAACGTCAATCATTCAGTAAAATATTTCAATAAAAGTAAACTTACTTAGTCATAATAAAACTCACTTACAAAGTGTTGATAGTTCTGAAGTCTTCCAAAGCAATAGCGATTCTCTTGGACATGGTCTTTTCACCCTCTCTGACCCAGACTCTTGGGTCaaagtacttcttgtttggagCGTCTGGTCCCGAGGGATTGCCGATCATTGAGGAGATGTAgtccttcttgttcaacacGTAGTCTCTGATACCCTCTAGGTAAGCGTATTGACAGTCGGTGTCGACGTTGACCTTGACGACACCGTTGTCGATACCAGTTCTGAATTCCTCGACGGAAGAACCGGAACCACCGTGGAAGACCAAGTACAATGGCTTGGCTTCTTTGGTACCGGCCTTCTCAGCAGTGTACTTTTGGTGGTCTGCCAAGATCTCTGGTCTCAACTTCACGTTACCTGGCTTGTACACACCGTGGGTGTTACCGAAACTGGCGGCGATAGAGAAGTTTGGAGAGATTGGGCTTAGGGCTTCGTAGACGGCGTACACTTGTGCAGGCTGGGTGTACAAGGAGTCTGGAGAGACGTCCTCGTTGTTGACACCGTCTTCCTCACCACCGGTGATACCGATTTCCATTTCTAGCCATTGGCCCATGGCGGCCATTCTCTTGAAGTACTTGACACAGGTGGCGATGTTTTCGTCGTCGGTTTCTTCGGAAAGATCCAACATGTGGGAGGAGAAAAGAGGTTCGCCGTGTTGCTTGAAGTATGCCTCGTCAGCCTCTAGCATGCCGTCGTACCATGGCAATAGCTTCTTGGCACAGTGGTCGGAGTGTAGCACGACTGGGATGCCGTAGGCTGGAGCGACGGCTCTGATGTAGTGAGCAGCGGCGACGGCACCCTTGATGGAGGCGTTTTGGCCCTCGTTAGAGACACCCTTACCAGCAAAGTAGGCAGCACCACCGTTGGAGGTTTGTAGGATGATTGGGGACTTGTTGTCACGAGCAGCTTCCAAGGCAGCAACGACagtggaagaagaagtgacGTTGATGGCTGGGATAGCGAACTTGTTAGCTCTTGCGTAGTCGAAAAGAGCACGCACGTCGTCACCGACGATAACACCAGTCTTTCTCTTTAGAACTTGCTCAACACCCATTTCTGCTAGATTGATTTGATAAAGAAACTTGTTAAAGTATTCCTGACGAGTTTAGCAAGATTAGGTGAAACAAGCAATATACAGTATCTAAGACATTACGTTGATTTATATATGTAGCTGGAGACTTGCTACGAGAGAGAAAGCATGCAAAAAAGGACGACGAGGCATCAAGCCATGAGATGGGCATTCTCATGCCACTTCCACGAGCTGTTGAAGTGCGCGAGTCGTTGACGGTTTGTGATGGTTGACGAGGAAACGTCACACTTGGATAGGCCGTCACCGGATATGAAAAAAATTAGTGGAAGTTGACCGGCGTCGCGATTTTTTGTTCAATTAGTGGAAGCTGAGGCGCGAGATTTCGGTTACGCGTGGAGGGGCACGGAAGTGACGGAACGGGTAATAAGATT is part of the Torulaspora globosa chromosome 7, complete sequence genome and harbors:
- the FBA1 gene encoding fructose-bisphosphate aldolase FBA1 (ancestral locus Anc_2.577), encoding MGVEQVLKRKTGVIVGDDVRALFDYARANKFAIPAINVTSSSTVVAALEAARDNKSPIILQTSNGGAAYFAGKGVSNEGQNASIKGAVAAAHYIRAVAPAYGIPVVLHSDHCAKKLLPWYDGMLEADEAYFKQHGEPLFSSHMLDLSEETDDENIATCVKYFKRMAAMGQWLEMEIGITGGEEDGVNNEDVSPDSLYTQPAQVYAVYEALSPISPNFSIAASFGNTHGVYKPGNVKLRPEILADHQKYTAEKAGTKEAKPLYLVFHGGSGSSVEEFRTGIDNGVVKVNVDTDCQYAYLEGIRDYVLNKKDYISSMIGNPSGPDAPNKKYFDPRVWVREGEKTMSKRIAIALEDFRTINTL